In Papaver somniferum cultivar HN1 chromosome 9, ASM357369v1, whole genome shotgun sequence, the genomic stretch GTCTTACGTATTTCAAACTTTTCACGTCAAATTAACATTTACATAATGAAAGAATTGGGCTGAAGGGTAGAAAGGAACTCTATGATTTGGAACCATCTTTCTCGGCTTTTGGTTTAGTCATTTACCTCCCCACCCCCCTCgtcccacccccacccccaccccaccccacccaaAACTACTGGTTTTTATATGCTCTGTGATGCTTTATGTATTACTTGTGAAcgataaaaaagaaaattaaataaacAGTTTATAGTTGTTTCCTTAAAAGCCAGAAAAATAGGCACTGAACCCTAACTGAAAGGCTTTTTCCGTGACCCAGTTTCCTTTCTTGCTTTTAGGTTCGAACTTTTGTCGGGTTTTGTACTGGTGGATGGTCTTGATCTGCCATATCGGCTGGGTTGATTCTGATAGATAAAGTATCGTTTGAATCTGTTTTTGATGGGGTTCGTTCCTTTTTTAAGGAGAGTGATTCCTGGTGAACATAAATTAGATGATGTAATTGAAAAAGATTGGGTTAAAGTGCTAAGGCTGTATGGCTTTTAGATAAGTAGATGAGTTTgcttttttcatgtatttttttaCTGATTTTGTATAATTTATTATGAAAATAGTACTACCGATATCTTCTTGAGAAGCAAGTTTAAAACTAATTTAGTTTGTTCAAGTCTGCTCCAGTCAGCTAACCTATGCTCCTTCCAAGCTGGGTGTCTGCTATCTCCTACAGTTCTCTATTTTTCTAATCCATGTCTGAACTTCCTGCAGAGGGAAGTACCTTCCCATCCGAGGATGAAAGCTCCTAGCCGTCTACTTCAGTTTGCTGTTAGAGACGCCGTGGGAACTATAAGGTCACCAATCTTGAAAGCGGAACCCACCGTAAAGCGTCTTCGGTCAGTGGTTTCTACGTCATCTGGGAATACATTTCAGGAACACACACATTCACAGGGGATAAGATCTGTTGCAAGAATGTCTGGTGCAATGGCAACTGCTATGAAAGCTTCAGCTGAGGCTGCAGAAGATGTTTCTAAAGTTAAAGGAGTTAAAGGTTCTAATGTGTttgaccgactagggcatgataTGGAGGCATTGGAGATGACTAATCAGAAACTTCATTCCAGCAGAGCCTTGACGGCAGATGAGCATTATGAAGATTTTGATCACATACAGCGAGTGGACCATCCCAGTTATATTCGAAGTGAAGATAGTGGAGAAAATATGACAATGTTGGACATGAGAACCAACAGAGCAGATGACTATACTTCGGATGCTGAATATGAAAACATTAGTGGTGTTGGACATAGAGCTGTGAAGGCTTCTAGATCTGGCACATCTCTTGGAAACAAAGAGGATAGCTCACTAACTGTGCAATGCAATGTAGCtaataaaaaggatgatgttatTAGGAGAAGGGTAAAAACTCAGAATCCATCTTCTGCAGTACCAAATGCTTCTCGTAAAATTGTGAATATATCTGTGAATGTAAATACATGGAAACCGCCACATTATCAGGCTTCACGAGATATTTCAGAAATGGAGCATCTGAAAGCTAAGATTCAGGAGAATGAAGTTGCAGCAAGAACTGTTGGTGTTCGTGTCATGAAAGAGAATAACACCACCATGGCGGTAATGGAAAATGTGAGCTCTCTCTCCTGAAAAGTTGCAATAGAAACTTCAACCACCTTCCACCCCCAACTCcctatttccattttttttttgtttttttattcttttaatgGGTTTCTAAAGGGTCTCCTCTCTTGAACAGGAACAACCTGGTTTTAATATGCACAAAGAGTCTCAAGTGAACCTGTCATCTACTCCTGGTAAGTTGGTTTTATATAAAAATGGTAACTTTATACTAATAGTATCTCTTTTATAGTCGAAGGAGAAGCTGTGAGTAGTTTTTGTTCTTTAAAAACTAAATCCTGGGCTCTTCCATCTTTTATAACACGAAATTCCTCTGGATTCATGTTCTTGTGTTGATTACATATTTTTGCTCTACAGTTTTGCTTAGAATCTTAGGATTGAAGTCTTTCTTATGACCACGCAGGTTCATTTTCTGCTGGTCGTGTTCCAGAGGATGCTGATAGCCGGGCCATTTTTGTTAACAATGTACGTAAATAGTGCCATGTTCTAGCTGGATTAGTGAAGGAAGGAATCAAGTGATTTGTTTTCTTATAACTcactcatttttcttttttccaggTCCATTTTGCTGCCACGAAGGACAGTCTTTCTCTCCATTTCAGTAAGTTTGGAGAGGTGCTCAAAGTCGTTATATTGACAGATGCCACCAGTGGGCTTTCAAAAGGGTGAGGAAGGGGATCCATTCGTCCATTTCCTTCCTATTTAACAAGTTATACTTCTTTAATTTTGTATGCTCTTTTTTATTACTAAATTGCTTTAAACTTATGAAAAATGCTTTCTTTTGAGCAGGTCCGCATACATAGAATTCACACGCAAAGAGTCAGCGGATCTGGCTCTCTCTCTGGATGGCACCTCCTTTATGTCACGTATTCTCAAGGTATAAATTATTCAAAGGTTTATGTTATACATATTAGGCAGTAAGCGTTGTTAAGCTTTAGTGCAAATGTTTCCTGTACATAAACAAAAACAATTTCTTTGGTGTATCCACCAAACAATTTATTACGTTACCAAGTAGTACTCTTCTCTGGTGTTGTGCATATTTGAGATCAGTAATTAACCACATTGTGTATCCACTGATAGTATAATCCTTGGATGTTTAGTAGTAAAATGCGCATCCCGTAGTCCTTGATCTCACAATTTCATCCTGGCATATGTGGACCTAGATCAGTTTGTCGGGTGAAGGGTAAGATTAGGGTTGTTTTTCCACCCACCAAATGTCAGCTGGCCAGCAGATGTGCCAAAGCTGAGCTATGTCTCTCTCCTTCTACCATCCAAGTGTTAGAATTAAGAAGGAATTTACAAGGATTCTCTGTTTGAGttacataaaaaaaatcataatgttCCTTATTATTTTGCACTGTCAAACCACTCTTGTAAAGCTGTTGTCTGAAAAAATTCAATTTCTGCTAGCAGATCATTGATTCGAGGCACAATCATGTAAAAGGAACTACTTTTTGGCGTTTTTGTTCTTTCTATTAAAGTAATTACGGCCACTTGTAGGGAGTTAGATAATAAGACAATAGTATCGTTTTCACCTGTGCTCCTGCATGTGTGCATGTGGCTTGTGTTTGCGGTTATTTatcattcttttttattttgtagGTTGTGAAGAAAAGCTCAGCCTCTCTAGAAGTAAGTCCTGCTATGACTAGGCCACATGTTGTGCATGCCTCTCCATTTCTTGCTGCAAGAGTTCCAAGAGTTCCTTTTCCAAGGGCTCACGCTGCTGCATTCAGACCCCGTCTTCCTGTCAAAACCGGTGCTCGGAGCTTGCAGTGGAAACGTGAACATCCTGAGGGCTATACCAATCCTCGGACCGGTGTTCCTCTCTCTGCAAATAATGTTCCGTCTCCTACTGCTAGAAGTCTTACTTATGTTCGCTCAGAGGCTAAACCTGTTGGAAATTCAGGGAATCCATAACTTGAATCCACATTCATTTTGCTCCCATGATGTACCAACTTCTACTGTGCGGAATCCCAATTACCTGTTGAATATGGCTGGGATGGTCGGGTGTCAAAGATGTACACGGTCTTCACATGGTAGCCAGTTTTACATTGAAGATTTGCTTTGAAGAAGTGGAGCAGGAATTGCTGAAAACCTTTCTCTGCAGAAAAAGGGAAGGAAGATTTTTTGTTTAGCTCTAGTACAAAGATATGGAGAAGGGGGTGATGGAAGAAAATGCTTGGATATTACTGTTATCATTCTTTTGGTACATGAGCTTGGAACTTTAGTTGAGAGAGGattaagaaggaaaaaaaaaattaggtgaTAATTTGGTGTTTGAGTGGTGAATGTGGAAATTTTTAAACACTGTAGAATCATTTGGCAGCTTCaagggaaaaaaaaaggaatataAGAAAATGCATTTATTTACTGTAGATCATACTTTCTCTTCTATATCATACTTTCTCATCTATTCTTTAACTGGAGATTTGAGCTGATTTAAGCTCAGAGATCTTTTCTTGTAAATCAAGTGAATTTCTATATTTGTTGAATTACATTTTTCATGATTGTAATCCAATGCAAATGTCGTAAACAAATAACGACAGACACAGATACGGGCCGATATGGCACTGGTAAACAAATACGGTCTGTTAACCATGGTATGTATACACCGCTTAATTGGGGCCCCGAAAAATAATTGGGGCCATCACCTAATTTATACCCACTCCATTTATTTGAAGGGGTTTCCAAAAAGTAGTGAAAATACTATTTTGTCCTTTATgaataataaaacttaaaattctATTCACCCTTAGCCCTAAACTTCCATTTCATTTCCATCTTTTAACGAAAAAAACCGAGTCTCTTCTCCTCCCCCTCTCTTTCCCAACTATCTTCTCTTCCATTAACgacacgaagaaaaaaaaatcatttacagATAAAGGGTCGTCAACCCGAAAATCCTGAAACCTAACGATttttgtgtgcacatatttcatcatcaaacacgtgtatataggaacatacgtggagagcatgatgacatgtgcccacagccAAGATGCctatcccgccgacgttggatctttgcccgaacaaatctaagggcagaagttaaaggatgttccggtaacacgctgtactgcggagcaccaaataactcccaaagagttactttatctcatcccaaaaagaagccaagatcaacgatggagagaagatgtactgacatggacgcgacagaggcagagaacacttgcctgacacgagcaggcgcctcaactacccgcattaaacactctgagcagcatacgtgtcgatcaacccgtggaacgaacgaggatgactctgcgtgatgaagttacgaacgaagacccctgcgtgatggacacaaaacgcaagaagataaggttccaacggccttcagagatgggtcccacactctaaccctataaataccccctctccaccaagagtaaggggatcgaaaaaactggggaaggagagagagaaaagattgtaagtgtaagttagtcctttacaatagataaacctatgtaaactacaaagtcactcgactatctttgtaaccatcaagtacctagtgaaacaacaaccccgtggatgtaggccttagtgctgaaccacgtaaatcccggtctcatttacacttcagcactttatttttgtctaacgcttcatgagttttacttttatgcttcgttttctttatctccccttgcgtaaacgccactcgcagtattcttagatgaggctatgataaacccgaaggttttgagccaaggaatcaatgccattgtattatcagcacgagttggtacctagagtttgaatattgtttgtgaacatatagatgcctacgtgatttacgtgttcacaatttggcgctagaaacagggacttcgtcccggtaaaagatttatcttatcctgtgatttcataattaaattagcgtaagattgctctgcttcattatctttaacagtatttatcttttattaactttgccatgttcaaaaacgcacccgttgtcttcggtactaccgacagtatcgtcgtttactggttaaaagatttattacttagatccacggatctacatttttctagatctcgtacggacctatcTTTCCGTTGGGTTTTCGTAAGTTTTCAAAGGATTTACGTGCAGTTTTAAAAGGGGTTTTCTCGCGTTTCCTCATACTTTCAATGAATCCGCACTTTTAACAAGAATTTAATCCATATACTTTAACTCATGTTTGAATCAAATGGGCTACCCTAAGaattctctgtggccctcgggcaaTTTCTCCCTGTCGTGGAATTAGGaattttcgcaaactaacccgatccgcacggacatttctgtttcccgctgtttgaaattcccttgtgcagaaagatgcaagaagtaggaaaatccagagccacgtcgaaggaagcaccgaggacaaccccggtcatcacccggagcaagcagaaaggagacaaagccaaaatgaccagtcagagacaggacactgcggaaatcacttcgcctatgaatgctaattccgttgcagccgcggccctcagagcagcggcaacaaaatataatacgacagcggcagtcccgaagactacggaagccgtgaaaactcttgctacgaatcaatttcaccaaccaaaagaaagggtggatgaatccagaacgtaccaacctgcgcacccgccaaccttcggaatgccatcaaccaataagctgaatcaaactgtgcaggtggctctaacaccgcagatgggcactccgcccaatctgggaatgccaacaatcgaagctgaacctcccccgcctttagtacaaaccatagaagaaggcggcacggtggccgtaatagcacgagctgggactcccaatcaagggtcgaaccaatcagaccgattgatggccgaacttgaagaattgaagaaaatacaaaaggtttacgcggatgctgtggctttgttggccagagaaaaccaggatttaaaataccggattgccttaagcacaaagacgagccaacaactcgatgaaacaaattcaaaggcacccgaaccaaaccgagaccgaagagtcatcgtagcggccaatggaaacgcggccagaggaagtagcgcatccgacccagattataactatggagagtcaagctatcacgagcagaggaatgtagggcaccaccgcgcgatggaagagctgcgtgatgaaatgatggcagagatcaagcaattaaaaagtagacaaggcggaggaaggttggaagaagtcatgagagaggctaactccacacccttaactcatcgcctggccaacacacctattccactcaaatgccctgtcccgacattcgaatgctatgacggatccagcgatcccgctgcacacattcggtattataaccgtgtactggctagatggagccagaacgacgcagtactctgtagatacttcccatcgagtctgaagggatcggcattgtcttggtttgataatctgccgccaaactccatccactcctacgaccaactcgcagaaaagttcttaagaacttacatgtacaacaaggctgttaatactggaatgtataagctcttttcactggcaATCAGCTATAaagaaaccacgagggaatacaccaacaaatggcacaaggtctgccaagccataggaagtatggacccggtggtaagtatcaactgctacaag encodes the following:
- the LOC113310397 gene encoding nucleolin 1-like: MEGGDYQAFNVNFSVDGAAKLKERVNQKLQEFMGDYTDDTLVEYVIVLLRNGRHKEEAKNELNVFLGSDSDSFVNWLWDHLSSNLHLYVQPQEHYLDGDRKGTVTSGDEVGNNDAHPSDIDLETNKSTKEPKSRRNREWKGLVRDVAEPPPLRSSEVESFHVEEKIHHKVSHLKRSHSPRPPVQKKRSRQDERQSKREVPSHPRMKAPSRLLQFAVRDAVGTIRSPILKAEPTVKRLRSVVSTSSGNTFQEHTHSQGIRSVARMSGAMATAMKASAEAAEDVSKVKGVKGSNVFDRLGHDMEALEMTNQKLHSSRALTADEHYEDFDHIQRVDHPSYIRSEDSGENMTMLDMRTNRADDYTSDAEYENISGVGHRAVKASRSGTSLGNKEDSSLTVQCNVANKKDDVIRRRVKTQNPSSAVPNASRKIVNISVNVNTWKPPHYQASRDISEMEHLKAKIQENEVAARTVGVRVMKENNTTMAVMENEQPGFNMHKESQVNLSSTPGSFSAGRVPEDADSRAIFVNNVHFAATKDSLSLHFSKFGEVLKVVILTDATSGLSKGSAYIEFTRKESADLALSLDGTSFMSRILKVVKKSSASLEVSPAMTRPHVVHASPFLAARVPRVPFPRAHAAAFRPRLPVKTGARSLQWKREHPEGYTNPRTGVPLSANNVPSPTARSLTYVRSEAKPVGNSGNP